The Cryptosporangium aurantiacum nucleotide sequence TCCCTCACCCATCCCCGCGCTCTGCGGTGCGAGCAGCGACACCGAGTTCGCGGGGCCCCCGATCAGGCGATTGGTCAGCCCGTGGGTGAACTCGTGGTAGACCACCGTGGCATCCAACGCGGTGTGCCGCCCGGACGCCGTGACCAGCCCGACGTTCAGCCGGGGGCGGGAGCCGTCCTTCGGCGTCGTCATGTTCGCGGTCGCCGAGACGATGTCCGGATACACGGTGACGAGCGCCGAGTCCGCGGCCGCACCACCCCGGCCCAGGGCGTCGGCCTGGAAGTTGCCGTCGATCTCACGGAAGCCCAGCAGGTAGTACAGGTCGTGCAGGTAACAGCAGTAGTAGAAGGCGTTGATCACGCGCCTGCGGGCCTCGTCCGGGGCGTCGAACGTCACGGATCCACCGGCCCGCACGCCGGTGACGCAGGTACCGGTCTCGGCGTCCACCGCGGTGACGGCGTTCCCGGACGTCTGCTCGCCCGCCACCCACGGGTCGGGAAAAGCGGCAGGCAGCGCGGTGGCGCTCCGCACCGGATAGTCGGTCAACGGTCGTGGCCAGGGAAACTCGGTGCGGGGGCCGTCGCCCCGGAGCGGGAACACCGTGCCGCTGGCCAGCAACCCGTGCGTGGTCGCGGACGCGAAGAGCACGCTGGCGTCCTGCGCGTCGACGATGAGCAGGACCGAGCCGCGTGGTTCGGGAAGCTGCAGTTCCATCAGCCATCCGAGGCGGAGAACCGCCCCCAGCGGCAGCCAGACCAGGTGTAGCCCGATGCCGCGCCCCGCGAACGGGCCCGGAACGAGGGTCGTCGGGCGGGACGGAAGGTCTGGGAACGCGACGATGACCTCGTCCGGAGCCGGGCCGAGCACGGGGAACGGTTCGGGTGTCTGGCCGAAGGGATCCGGTTCCTCGGTCCGGTTCTCCGGGAGGTTGAGGAAGTCGAGTCCGGCCGCCACCGCTGCGATCGCCTCGATCGTCGACAGTTCGGCCGAGGCGTCGCCGACCTCGACCGTCGATCCCACGCTCTGTTCGAGTGCGCCGCCGGGAGCGAACAGCACGGTGCTGTCCGCCTGGAACATTGGTATCCCCTGGTGGTACTGCTGGGCGTGGACGGACGCGGCACCCGAACTGGCGGTCTGCACCCGCGGGTCGGGGACGAATTCGATCGGCCTTCCCTCGTTGAGACCGGCGGCGGCGCCGGTCTGCTGCAGGTGGCTCAGCGCCCGGCTGAGAAAGTCGCCCTCCACCTCGATCAGGCCACCGGCGCCCGGCGCGGTGGTGGTGACGTAGCGCTCGAGGTTCCGCCGGTCAAGGTCTCTCATCGGACGCCTCCTCCGCTGGCGGCGCGGCTTCCCTCGCTGGTGACCAGCCGTCCGCACTCCGCCTCGTCCACCACGAGGTCGACGATCCGGTCGACCTCCAAGGACCGGAGGAGGCCGACGACGTCCTGGCTCGGTAGGTGGTCGGCGAGGTCACGGACCGTCGGGTGCCGGCCGGACCGGACCGCGTCGATCAGCAGGCTCGCGGGGCCGGTGACCCGCTGCGGGCGGTGATAACGCCGGTATCGGACGACACGCTCGGCGCCGTCCGCCTCGATCGCGGCAACCCCGGCAGCGAGTTCGACCCGGCAGCCCAGCACCGCGTCCCGGGCGAGCGTGTCGTCGAGGACGAGCGGGGTGCCGTCGAGGACGAGCCGTCGAACGCCGAGCCGGAGGGCGGATTCGAGGGCTTCGCTCGCGGTGGCGGCCAATCCGCGCCGCAGCCGATCGTCCAGGACCAGTCGGGTGCCGCCGGGCCGGTGCGGTAGGTCGAGAGCCAGCCGCTGGGCGACCAACCGCGCGAGGCGGCGGCGGGTCGGAGCGTCGGGCTCCGTCGCGGGGGCGTCGGCGCTCGCGATGAGAACGGTGCAGCCGGCGGTCAGCACCAGCGTGGCCTGCCGCAGATCGACGCCAGAGCCGCCGGGGCCGCCGGCCGCGGCGGCGTCGGCGTCGGCCGCGGCGGCAGCAGCAGCAGCGGCGGCGGCGGCGGGCCAGGTCACCGTCGCCGGGCCGAACGGGAGCGCCTCGCGAGGGCCGCGTGCCTCGGAGGGGCCGGTTGCTAGGCGGGCCTCGAAGGCCGCGTCGACGGCAGCCGGATCCACCCGCTCGCCGAGCCGGTGGTCGCCGGTGATGGCCGAAGCGACCCGCTCGCCCAGCGCCTCCGGCAATTCCAGCCCCAGCCACAGCAACGCGGCGCGCAACCAGGCCGTCGCCGCCTCGCCCGCCTGCCCCTGCTGGGTCCGGACGTGCGCGCGGCACACCTCGGCGTGCAGCACGTCGTGCGGTGTCCCGATCCCGTGCGTGGTCGCGAACGCTGCCGCGTAACACTCCTCGGCGGAATCCGGCCGCCCGGCCCGCCGGTGGAGGCGCGCGAGGTTGAGGCTGTTCACGTAACTCAGCTGGGGATCCGGATCCGGCGACGCCCGCAGCGTGCGCTCGATCCGCTGCTCCAGGCGCAGCGCTTCGTCGGCGTCGCCGCTCCGCAGCCGCGCGAGCGCGGTGATGTTGAGCAGGTAGAGAAACTCGGGCCGATCGCCCCAGCCCGCGAGGTCCGCCGCCGCCGCGTCGAAGTCGGCGAGCGCCCGCCGGACGTCTCCGGACATCACCGCGCCCCAGCCTCGGCACTGATGCAGGAATCCCCGCAGCTCGCGGGGCGCCTCGCGCGGGGGGCGCGGTAGCCCGGCCGCCAGGTCGAACCGGTGCAGTCCGATGGCCAGCCCGCCCAGTTGGGCAGCGCAGATCGCCTTCTGGAACGGGGTGCGAGCACAGTGGACCGCGTGCGCAAGGAGGTCGACCGCGGCTTCCTCGTGGTGCGCCGCACGCTCCGCCCAGGCCTGCTGGCAGAGCAGCTCCGGCCGCGTGAAGTAGGCGCTCCCCCGACGCTGCGCGTAGGCGGCCAGGCCTGGTACGTCGGCGAACCGATCGGCGAGGTGGTCGTAGTCCAGCGGGCTCGCGTCGTCACCCGCTCGACGCAGTTGCGGGGGGACGAGGAACTGTCCGCCGGGCAGCGGGACCAGCCGAGTCTCGAGGCGAGCCGCTGTCCGGGCGTCCAGCAACCCGGGAACGAGCGCGACGAGCGGAACGTCCGGTTCGGAGTGCTCGCACGGTGCGATCTGCAGGGTTCGGCGGGTCAGGCGCGGATCGAGCCGGGCGAGGAACGTCCGGTCGTACCGCGAGACCGTCTCGCCGGCCGCCGGTGGTACCACCGCAACACCGGGGATGTCCGCGCTCCGGAGGAGCCCGCTGATCCGGCGCGCGGCCCGGTCAGCGTCGATCAGCAGCGTGTCGCCGGCCGCCTCGGCGTCGATCGAACGGGCGATGACGTCCGCGTAGTCCCAGCTCTCCGCGTACGTCGTCCAGTCGATGTCCGCGGCGGGCTGTTCCAGAGGGACCTCGACGCCCAGCTGCCGATCGAGCTGGGCGGCAGCACTCTGCCCGGCCCAGCTGCCCCGGCTCAGGTCGACGACGACCAGCGGGTCAACGTCGTCCATGAGCTCACGACCCTCCCCGGCCCCCCACGGCCACCAGGTAGACCGTCGAGTGCCGAAGGCCGTCCAGCCCGAGGTAGGCGTCGACAGCGTCGTCGAAGTACCCGCCGATGTTCAGGGCGGCGTAGCCGAGTGCAGCGGCGGTCAGGTCGACGTTCTGCCCGACGTGTCCGGCCTCCAGCAGCACGAACCGGTAGCCCCGCTCGCCGTACTTGAACGTCGAGCGGTAGAAGATCGCGGTGAGGAAGATCGTCACGGCGGCGTGGTCGACCACTTCGGGAGCGACCAGCGTCGAACGGAACGCGCTCCGCGGCTCGTCACGGAGCAAACGGACGCTGTGCGTCAGCGGCTCGTAGTGGAAGAGGCCGACCGGCAGTCCGAGCACGTCGCTCGCGTGGACGTACAGCTCCAGCGGATACAGGGCCCCACCGGAAGGCACCGACCGGAAACGCCGCGGGAAGTCCCCTTCGGGCTGGTGCTCCCGCAGCCCGTAGGCGGCGTGCAGCAGCGTCGAGAGGTCGTCGATCGTGAGGACGGTGTCGGTCATCGTGCGGGCCGACTCCCGCCGGTCGATCGCCGTCTGCACGCTGACGTCGTCCAGGGGGGTGCGCCGCGGGAGTTCGAAGCGCGGATAACCGCGATACGTCAGCTGCTCCTCCAGGGCCTCCATCTGGGCGACGACGACGTGGTCCGGCAGCATGCCGCGCAGCTCGCCGGTCTTGGAGTTCTCGTGGAAG carries:
- a CDS encoding M36 family metallopeptidase, whose amino-acid sequence is MRDLDRRNLERYVTTTAPGAGGLIEVEGDFLSRALSHLQQTGAAAGLNEGRPIEFVPDPRVQTASSGAASVHAQQYHQGIPMFQADSTVLFAPGGALEQSVGSTVEVGDASAELSTIEAIAAVAAGLDFLNLPENRTEEPDPFGQTPEPFPVLGPAPDEVIVAFPDLPSRPTTLVPGPFAGRGIGLHLVWLPLGAVLRLGWLMELQLPEPRGSVLLIVDAQDASVLFASATTHGLLASGTVFPLRGDGPRTEFPWPRPLTDYPVRSATALPAAFPDPWVAGEQTSGNAVTAVDAETGTCVTGVRAGGSVTFDAPDEARRRVINAFYYCCYLHDLYYLLGFREIDGNFQADALGRGGAAADSALVTVYPDIVSATANMTTPKDGSRPRLNVGLVTASGRHTALDATVVYHEFTHGLTNRLIGGPANSVSLLAPQSAGMGEGWSDYFACSIAGTQVIAAWVTDKPSGIRRHPYDSSFPGTFADVGTPTYRKAHQLGEIWCATLLEFERRVTAPLALQVVVDSLKLAPANPSFLDGRDAMLRALDGMLAAGQLAPAAHRAAVDSFWTTFARFGMGPAATTQGPQLAGVVADFASPTAPVVDPTATARPGSAIPDKDARGVTSRITMAVDGRVERVSISVDISHEFRGDLRVTLTSPLGVSVVLRTPDDDARRDLVTTFDLATTPALAGLRGQPVRGVWTLNVADLQRLSLGVFRAWTLTVKTQ
- a CDS encoding tetratricopeptide repeat protein, with amino-acid sequence MDDVDPLVVVDLSRGSWAGQSAAAQLDRQLGVEVPLEQPAADIDWTTYAESWDYADVIARSIDAEAAGDTLLIDADRAARRISGLLRSADIPGVAVVPPAAGETVSRYDRTFLARLDPRLTRRTLQIAPCEHSEPDVPLVALVPGLLDARTAARLETRLVPLPGGQFLVPPQLRRAGDDASPLDYDHLADRFADVPGLAAYAQRRGSAYFTRPELLCQQAWAERAAHHEEAAVDLLAHAVHCARTPFQKAICAAQLGGLAIGLHRFDLAAGLPRPPREAPRELRGFLHQCRGWGAVMSGDVRRALADFDAAAADLAGWGDRPEFLYLLNITALARLRSGDADEALRLEQRIERTLRASPDPDPQLSYVNSLNLARLHRRAGRPDSAEECYAAAFATTHGIGTPHDVLHAEVCRAHVRTQQGQAGEAATAWLRAALLWLGLELPEALGERVASAITGDHRLGERVDPAAVDAAFEARLATGPSEARGPREALPFGPATVTWPAAAAAAAAAAAADADAAAAGGPGGSGVDLRQATLVLTAGCTVLIASADAPATEPDAPTRRRLARLVAQRLALDLPHRPGGTRLVLDDRLRRGLAATASEALESALRLGVRRLVLDGTPLVLDDTLARDAVLGCRVELAAGVAAIEADGAERVVRYRRYHRPQRVTGPASLLIDAVRSGRHPTVRDLADHLPSQDVVGLLRSLEVDRIVDLVVDEAECGRLVTSEGSRAASGGGVR
- a CDS encoding SagB/ThcOx family dehydrogenase — its product is MTEKLHAPPPGRRVVPGIGAGTSRPLVPDVAWEIFHENSKTGELRGMLPDHVVVAQMEALEEQLTYRGYPRFELPRRTPLDDVSVQTAIDRRESARTMTDTVLTIDDLSTLLHAAYGLREHQPEGDFPRRFRSVPSGGALYPLELYVHASDVLGLPVGLFHYEPLTHSVRLLRDEPRSAFRSTLVAPEVVDHAAVTIFLTAIFYRSTFKYGERGYRFVLLEAGHVGQNVDLTAAALGYAALNIGGYFDDAVDAYLGLDGLRHSTVYLVAVGGRGGS